One region of Oncorhynchus mykiss isolate Arlee chromosome 8, USDA_OmykA_1.1, whole genome shotgun sequence genomic DNA includes:
- the fubp1 gene encoding far upstream element-binding protein 1 isoform X3: protein MADYSNVAPPSGNGAGMNDAFKDALQRARQIAAKIGGDGVPAAPSGNEFGYGGQKRPLEDADDCWTSLNSRTHREGMNSPFSDQPETKKVAPNDPFSAAMGMGGMGGGGPRSSSEEFKVPDGMVGFIIGRGGEQISRMQQESGCKIQIAPDSGGMPDRSVTLTGSPDSIQAAKRLLTEIVDKGRPTPAFHHNDAGGPGMSVQEMLVPASKAGLVIGKGGETIKQLQERAGVKMVMIQEGPQNTGADKPLRISGEPFKVQQAKDMVMELIREQGFREQRGEYGSRMGGGGGGEGLDVPVPRFAVGIVIGRNGEMIKKIQSDTGVRIQFKPDDGSTPERIAQIVGPPEQSQHAAEIISDLLRSVQQGGPGGPNGGGRGRGRGGNGGGNWNMGPPGGLQEFTFTVPTMKTGLIIGKGGETIKGISQQSGARIELQRNPPPNSDPNIKMFTVRGSHQQIDYARQLVEEKIGGPVSPMGGPQGPPGPHGGPSPHGPPGPPGHPAQMGPYNPGPYNQGPPGPHGPPAPYQPQGWGNGFPHWQQGQPDPGKAAADANAAAWAAYYSQYQQQPQAPMTPTGGAPGTTQANGQGQQSQQPQDYTKAWEEYYKKQGQAAPQAGAAPGGQPAGQPAGQPDYSAAWAEYYRQQAAYYGQGSPQAMGAQPQAPQGQ, encoded by the exons ATGGCTGACTACTCGAACGTGGCTCCGCCGTCGGGAAATGGCGCCGGAATGAACGACGCTTTTAAAGACGCACTTCAGCGAGCTAGACAG ATCGCCGCTAAGATTGGTGGTGACGGCGTTCCCGCAGCGCCCTCGGGTAATGAGTTTGGCTACGGAGGCCAGAAGCGACCCCTAGAAGACGCCG ATGACTGTTGGACCAGTCTAAACAGTAGAACCCACCGGGAAGGGATGAACTCTCCTTTCTCAG ACCAACCAGAGACCAAGAAGGTGGCACCGAATGACC CGTTCTCAGCAGCGATGGGAAtgggaggaatgggaggtggtggacCACGGTCGTCATCAGAGGAGTTCAAGGTTCCTGACGGGATGGTTGGATTCA TtattggaagaggaggagaacagaTATCCCGCATGCAGCAAGAGTCGGGATGCAAAATCCAGATCGCCCCCG ACAGTGGAGGAATGCCTGATAGGTCAGTCACACTGACAGGATCTCCAGACTCAATACA AGCTGCCAAGAGGCTGCTGACGGAGATCGTTGATAAGGGTCGTCCTACTCCAGCCTTCCACCACAACGACGCCGGTGGCCCCGGTATGTCTGTCCAGGAGATGCTGGTCCCTGCCTCCAAGGCTGGCCTGGTCATCGGGAAGGGAGGAGAGACCATCAAACAGCTGCAGGAGAGGGCCGGGGTCAAGATGGTGATGATCCAGGAAGGGCCTCAGAACACAGGAGCGGACAAACCTCTACGCATCTCTGGGGAACCTTTTAAAGTCCAG CAAGCCAAAGACATGGTGATGGAGCTGATCAGAGAGCAGGGCTtcagggagcagagaggagagtacGGCTCCAGGATGGGTGGCGgcggaggaggtgagggcctggAT GTTCCTGTCCCCAGGTTTGCGGTAGGAATCGTGATCGGGAGAAACGGCGAGATGATCAAGAAGATCCAGAGCGACACAGGAGTCAGGATCCAGTTCAAACCAG aTGACGGCAGTACCCCGGAGAGGATAGCCCAGATCGTGGGTCCTCCTGAACAGTCCCAGCATGCAGCAGAGATAATCTCTGACCTTCTGAGGAGTGTCCAGCAGGGGGGGCCGGGCGGTCCTAACGGAGGGGGCAGGGGCAGAGGCAGGGGGGGTAACGGGGGTGGTAACTGGAACATGGGTCCTCCAGGAGGACTGCAGGAGTTCACCTTCACCGTCCCGACCATGAAGACTGGACTCATCATCGGCAAAG GAGGAGAGACCATCAAGGGCATCAGTCAGCAGTCTGGGGCGCGTATTGAGCTCCAGAGAAATCCTCCCCCCAACTCCGACCCCAACATTAAGATGTTCACCGTCCGAGGATCTCATCAACAGATAGACTACGCACGGCAGCTGGTCGAGGAGAAGATCGGG ggtCCAGTCAGTCCAATGGGTGGTCCCCAAGGTCCACCAGGCCCCCACGGAGGTCCGTCTCCCCACGGCCCCCCCGGTCCTCCTGGGCACCCTGCTCAGATGGGCCCCTACAACCCCGGCCCCTACAACCAGGGACCGCCAGGACCACA TGGTCCTCCGGCTCCCTACCAGCCTCAGGGTTGGGGCAACGGCTTCCCTCACTGGCAGCAAGGACAGCCTGATCCTG GTAAAGCTGCAGCTGATGCCAACGCAGCGGCCTGGGCAGCGTATTACTCCCAGTACCAGCAGCAACCCCAGGCCCCCATGACGCCCACCGGCGGAGCCCCTGGCACCACACAGGCCAACGGGCAAG GGCAGCAAAGTCAGCAACCACAGGACTACACCAAGGCCTGGGAGGAGTACTATAAGAAACAAG gtcAAGCGGCCCCTCAGGCGGGAGCAGCACCAGGTGGTCAGCCAGCCGGTCAGCCAGCCGGTCAGCCGGACTACAGTGCTGCCTGGGCAGAATACTACCGTCAGCAGGCTGCTTACTACGGACAGGGCAGCCCACAGGCCATGGGGGCACAGCCACAAGCACCTCAG GGCCAGTAA
- the fubp1 gene encoding far upstream element-binding protein 1 isoform X1, whose translation MADYSNVAPPSGNGAGMNDAFKDALQRARQIAAKIGGDGVPAAPSGNEFGYGGQKRPLEDADDCWTSLNSRTHREGMNSPFSDQPETKKVAPNDPFSAAMGMGGMGGGGPRSSSEEFKVPDGMVGFIIGRGGEQISRMQQESGCKIQIAPDSGGMPDRSVTLTGSPDSIQAAKRLLTEIVDKGRPTPAFHHNDAGGPGMSVQEMLVPASKAGLVIGKGGETIKQLQERAGVKMVMIQEGPQNTGADKPLRISGEPFKVQQAKDMVMELIREQGFREQRGEYGSRMGGGGGGEGLDVPVPRFAVGIVIGRNGEMIKKIQSDTGVRIQFKPDDGSTPERIAQIVGPPEQSQHAAEIISDLLRSVQQGGPGGPNGGGRGRGRGGNGGGNWNMGPPGGLQEFTFTVPTMKTGLIIGKGGETIKGISQQSGARIELQRNPPPNSDPNIKMFTVRGSHQQIDYARQLVEEKIGGPVSPMGGPQGPPGPHGGPSPHGPPGPPGHPAQMGPYNPGPYNQGPPGPHGPPAPYQPQGWGNGFPHWQQGQPDPGKAAADANAAAWAAYYSQYQQQPQAPMTPTGGAPGTTQANGQGDPKGPGHTGQADYSKAWEEYYNKMGQQSQQPQDYTKAWEEYYKKQGQAAPQAGAAPGGQPAGQPAGQPDYSAAWAEYYRQQAAYYGQGSPQAMGAQPQAPQGQ comes from the exons ATGGCTGACTACTCGAACGTGGCTCCGCCGTCGGGAAATGGCGCCGGAATGAACGACGCTTTTAAAGACGCACTTCAGCGAGCTAGACAG ATCGCCGCTAAGATTGGTGGTGACGGCGTTCCCGCAGCGCCCTCGGGTAATGAGTTTGGCTACGGAGGCCAGAAGCGACCCCTAGAAGACGCCG ATGACTGTTGGACCAGTCTAAACAGTAGAACCCACCGGGAAGGGATGAACTCTCCTTTCTCAG ACCAACCAGAGACCAAGAAGGTGGCACCGAATGACC CGTTCTCAGCAGCGATGGGAAtgggaggaatgggaggtggtggacCACGGTCGTCATCAGAGGAGTTCAAGGTTCCTGACGGGATGGTTGGATTCA TtattggaagaggaggagaacagaTATCCCGCATGCAGCAAGAGTCGGGATGCAAAATCCAGATCGCCCCCG ACAGTGGAGGAATGCCTGATAGGTCAGTCACACTGACAGGATCTCCAGACTCAATACA AGCTGCCAAGAGGCTGCTGACGGAGATCGTTGATAAGGGTCGTCCTACTCCAGCCTTCCACCACAACGACGCCGGTGGCCCCGGTATGTCTGTCCAGGAGATGCTGGTCCCTGCCTCCAAGGCTGGCCTGGTCATCGGGAAGGGAGGAGAGACCATCAAACAGCTGCAGGAGAGGGCCGGGGTCAAGATGGTGATGATCCAGGAAGGGCCTCAGAACACAGGAGCGGACAAACCTCTACGCATCTCTGGGGAACCTTTTAAAGTCCAG CAAGCCAAAGACATGGTGATGGAGCTGATCAGAGAGCAGGGCTtcagggagcagagaggagagtacGGCTCCAGGATGGGTGGCGgcggaggaggtgagggcctggAT GTTCCTGTCCCCAGGTTTGCGGTAGGAATCGTGATCGGGAGAAACGGCGAGATGATCAAGAAGATCCAGAGCGACACAGGAGTCAGGATCCAGTTCAAACCAG aTGACGGCAGTACCCCGGAGAGGATAGCCCAGATCGTGGGTCCTCCTGAACAGTCCCAGCATGCAGCAGAGATAATCTCTGACCTTCTGAGGAGTGTCCAGCAGGGGGGGCCGGGCGGTCCTAACGGAGGGGGCAGGGGCAGAGGCAGGGGGGGTAACGGGGGTGGTAACTGGAACATGGGTCCTCCAGGAGGACTGCAGGAGTTCACCTTCACCGTCCCGACCATGAAGACTGGACTCATCATCGGCAAAG GAGGAGAGACCATCAAGGGCATCAGTCAGCAGTCTGGGGCGCGTATTGAGCTCCAGAGAAATCCTCCCCCCAACTCCGACCCCAACATTAAGATGTTCACCGTCCGAGGATCTCATCAACAGATAGACTACGCACGGCAGCTGGTCGAGGAGAAGATCGGG ggtCCAGTCAGTCCAATGGGTGGTCCCCAAGGTCCACCAGGCCCCCACGGAGGTCCGTCTCCCCACGGCCCCCCCGGTCCTCCTGGGCACCCTGCTCAGATGGGCCCCTACAACCCCGGCCCCTACAACCAGGGACCGCCAGGACCACA TGGTCCTCCGGCTCCCTACCAGCCTCAGGGTTGGGGCAACGGCTTCCCTCACTGGCAGCAAGGACAGCCTGATCCTG GTAAAGCTGCAGCTGATGCCAACGCAGCGGCCTGGGCAGCGTATTACTCCCAGTACCAGCAGCAACCCCAGGCCCCCATGACGCCCACCGGCGGAGCCCCTGGCACCACACAGGCCAACGGGCAAG GTGACCCCAAGGGACCTGGGCATACTGGGCAGGCCGATTACTCCAAGGCCTGGGAGGAATATTACAACAAAATGG GGCAGCAAAGTCAGCAACCACAGGACTACACCAAGGCCTGGGAGGAGTACTATAAGAAACAAG gtcAAGCGGCCCCTCAGGCGGGAGCAGCACCAGGTGGTCAGCCAGCCGGTCAGCCAGCCGGTCAGCCGGACTACAGTGCTGCCTGGGCAGAATACTACCGTCAGCAGGCTGCTTACTACGGACAGGGCAGCCCACAGGCCATGGGGGCACAGCCACAAGCACCTCAG GGCCAGTAA
- the fubp1 gene encoding far upstream element-binding protein 1 isoform X2, whose translation MADYSNVAPPSGNGAGMNDAFKDALQRARQIAAKIGGDGVPAAPSGNEFGYGGQKRPLEDADQPETKKVAPNDPFSAAMGMGGMGGGGPRSSSEEFKVPDGMVGFIIGRGGEQISRMQQESGCKIQIAPDSGGMPDRSVTLTGSPDSIQAAKRLLTEIVDKGRPTPAFHHNDAGGPGMSVQEMLVPASKAGLVIGKGGETIKQLQERAGVKMVMIQEGPQNTGADKPLRISGEPFKVQQAKDMVMELIREQGFREQRGEYGSRMGGGGGGEGLDVPVPRFAVGIVIGRNGEMIKKIQSDTGVRIQFKPDDGSTPERIAQIVGPPEQSQHAAEIISDLLRSVQQGGPGGPNGGGRGRGRGGNGGGNWNMGPPGGLQEFTFTVPTMKTGLIIGKGGETIKGISQQSGARIELQRNPPPNSDPNIKMFTVRGSHQQIDYARQLVEEKIGGPVSPMGGPQGPPGPHGGPSPHGPPGPPGHPAQMGPYNPGPYNQGPPGPHGPPAPYQPQGWGNGFPHWQQGQPDPGKAAADANAAAWAAYYSQYQQQPQAPMTPTGGAPGTTQANGQGDPKGPGHTGQADYSKAWEEYYNKMGQQSQQPQDYTKAWEEYYKKQGQAAPQAGAAPGGQPAGQPAGQPDYSAAWAEYYRQQAAYYGQGSPQAMGAQPQAPQGQ comes from the exons ATGGCTGACTACTCGAACGTGGCTCCGCCGTCGGGAAATGGCGCCGGAATGAACGACGCTTTTAAAGACGCACTTCAGCGAGCTAGACAG ATCGCCGCTAAGATTGGTGGTGACGGCGTTCCCGCAGCGCCCTCGGGTAATGAGTTTGGCTACGGAGGCCAGAAGCGACCCCTAGAAGACGCCG ACCAACCAGAGACCAAGAAGGTGGCACCGAATGACC CGTTCTCAGCAGCGATGGGAAtgggaggaatgggaggtggtggacCACGGTCGTCATCAGAGGAGTTCAAGGTTCCTGACGGGATGGTTGGATTCA TtattggaagaggaggagaacagaTATCCCGCATGCAGCAAGAGTCGGGATGCAAAATCCAGATCGCCCCCG ACAGTGGAGGAATGCCTGATAGGTCAGTCACACTGACAGGATCTCCAGACTCAATACA AGCTGCCAAGAGGCTGCTGACGGAGATCGTTGATAAGGGTCGTCCTACTCCAGCCTTCCACCACAACGACGCCGGTGGCCCCGGTATGTCTGTCCAGGAGATGCTGGTCCCTGCCTCCAAGGCTGGCCTGGTCATCGGGAAGGGAGGAGAGACCATCAAACAGCTGCAGGAGAGGGCCGGGGTCAAGATGGTGATGATCCAGGAAGGGCCTCAGAACACAGGAGCGGACAAACCTCTACGCATCTCTGGGGAACCTTTTAAAGTCCAG CAAGCCAAAGACATGGTGATGGAGCTGATCAGAGAGCAGGGCTtcagggagcagagaggagagtacGGCTCCAGGATGGGTGGCGgcggaggaggtgagggcctggAT GTTCCTGTCCCCAGGTTTGCGGTAGGAATCGTGATCGGGAGAAACGGCGAGATGATCAAGAAGATCCAGAGCGACACAGGAGTCAGGATCCAGTTCAAACCAG aTGACGGCAGTACCCCGGAGAGGATAGCCCAGATCGTGGGTCCTCCTGAACAGTCCCAGCATGCAGCAGAGATAATCTCTGACCTTCTGAGGAGTGTCCAGCAGGGGGGGCCGGGCGGTCCTAACGGAGGGGGCAGGGGCAGAGGCAGGGGGGGTAACGGGGGTGGTAACTGGAACATGGGTCCTCCAGGAGGACTGCAGGAGTTCACCTTCACCGTCCCGACCATGAAGACTGGACTCATCATCGGCAAAG GAGGAGAGACCATCAAGGGCATCAGTCAGCAGTCTGGGGCGCGTATTGAGCTCCAGAGAAATCCTCCCCCCAACTCCGACCCCAACATTAAGATGTTCACCGTCCGAGGATCTCATCAACAGATAGACTACGCACGGCAGCTGGTCGAGGAGAAGATCGGG ggtCCAGTCAGTCCAATGGGTGGTCCCCAAGGTCCACCAGGCCCCCACGGAGGTCCGTCTCCCCACGGCCCCCCCGGTCCTCCTGGGCACCCTGCTCAGATGGGCCCCTACAACCCCGGCCCCTACAACCAGGGACCGCCAGGACCACA TGGTCCTCCGGCTCCCTACCAGCCTCAGGGTTGGGGCAACGGCTTCCCTCACTGGCAGCAAGGACAGCCTGATCCTG GTAAAGCTGCAGCTGATGCCAACGCAGCGGCCTGGGCAGCGTATTACTCCCAGTACCAGCAGCAACCCCAGGCCCCCATGACGCCCACCGGCGGAGCCCCTGGCACCACACAGGCCAACGGGCAAG GTGACCCCAAGGGACCTGGGCATACTGGGCAGGCCGATTACTCCAAGGCCTGGGAGGAATATTACAACAAAATGG GGCAGCAAAGTCAGCAACCACAGGACTACACCAAGGCCTGGGAGGAGTACTATAAGAAACAAG gtcAAGCGGCCCCTCAGGCGGGAGCAGCACCAGGTGGTCAGCCAGCCGGTCAGCCAGCCGGTCAGCCGGACTACAGTGCTGCCTGGGCAGAATACTACCGTCAGCAGGCTGCTTACTACGGACAGGGCAGCCCACAGGCCATGGGGGCACAGCCACAAGCACCTCAG GGCCAGTAA
- the fubp1 gene encoding far upstream element-binding protein 1 isoform X4, whose amino-acid sequence MADYSNVAPPSGNGAGMNDAFKDALQRARQIAAKIGGDGVPAAPSGNEFGYGGQKRPLEDADQPETKKVAPNDPFSAAMGMGGMGGGGPRSSSEEFKVPDGMVGFIIGRGGEQISRMQQESGCKIQIAPDSGGMPDRSVTLTGSPDSIQAAKRLLTEIVDKGRPTPAFHHNDAGGPGMSVQEMLVPASKAGLVIGKGGETIKQLQERAGVKMVMIQEGPQNTGADKPLRISGEPFKVQQAKDMVMELIREQGFREQRGEYGSRMGGGGGGEGLDVPVPRFAVGIVIGRNGEMIKKIQSDTGVRIQFKPDDGSTPERIAQIVGPPEQSQHAAEIISDLLRSVQQGGPGGPNGGGRGRGRGGNGGGNWNMGPPGGLQEFTFTVPTMKTGLIIGKGGETIKGISQQSGARIELQRNPPPNSDPNIKMFTVRGSHQQIDYARQLVEEKIGGPVSPMGGPQGPPGPHGGPSPHGPPGPPGHPAQMGPYNPGPYNQGPPGPHGPPAPYQPQGWGNGFPHWQQGQPDPGKAAADANAAAWAAYYSQYQQQPQAPMTPTGGAPGTTQANGQGQQSQQPQDYTKAWEEYYKKQGQAAPQAGAAPGGQPAGQPAGQPDYSAAWAEYYRQQAAYYGQGSPQAMGAQPQAPQGQ is encoded by the exons ATGGCTGACTACTCGAACGTGGCTCCGCCGTCGGGAAATGGCGCCGGAATGAACGACGCTTTTAAAGACGCACTTCAGCGAGCTAGACAG ATCGCCGCTAAGATTGGTGGTGACGGCGTTCCCGCAGCGCCCTCGGGTAATGAGTTTGGCTACGGAGGCCAGAAGCGACCCCTAGAAGACGCCG ACCAACCAGAGACCAAGAAGGTGGCACCGAATGACC CGTTCTCAGCAGCGATGGGAAtgggaggaatgggaggtggtggacCACGGTCGTCATCAGAGGAGTTCAAGGTTCCTGACGGGATGGTTGGATTCA TtattggaagaggaggagaacagaTATCCCGCATGCAGCAAGAGTCGGGATGCAAAATCCAGATCGCCCCCG ACAGTGGAGGAATGCCTGATAGGTCAGTCACACTGACAGGATCTCCAGACTCAATACA AGCTGCCAAGAGGCTGCTGACGGAGATCGTTGATAAGGGTCGTCCTACTCCAGCCTTCCACCACAACGACGCCGGTGGCCCCGGTATGTCTGTCCAGGAGATGCTGGTCCCTGCCTCCAAGGCTGGCCTGGTCATCGGGAAGGGAGGAGAGACCATCAAACAGCTGCAGGAGAGGGCCGGGGTCAAGATGGTGATGATCCAGGAAGGGCCTCAGAACACAGGAGCGGACAAACCTCTACGCATCTCTGGGGAACCTTTTAAAGTCCAG CAAGCCAAAGACATGGTGATGGAGCTGATCAGAGAGCAGGGCTtcagggagcagagaggagagtacGGCTCCAGGATGGGTGGCGgcggaggaggtgagggcctggAT GTTCCTGTCCCCAGGTTTGCGGTAGGAATCGTGATCGGGAGAAACGGCGAGATGATCAAGAAGATCCAGAGCGACACAGGAGTCAGGATCCAGTTCAAACCAG aTGACGGCAGTACCCCGGAGAGGATAGCCCAGATCGTGGGTCCTCCTGAACAGTCCCAGCATGCAGCAGAGATAATCTCTGACCTTCTGAGGAGTGTCCAGCAGGGGGGGCCGGGCGGTCCTAACGGAGGGGGCAGGGGCAGAGGCAGGGGGGGTAACGGGGGTGGTAACTGGAACATGGGTCCTCCAGGAGGACTGCAGGAGTTCACCTTCACCGTCCCGACCATGAAGACTGGACTCATCATCGGCAAAG GAGGAGAGACCATCAAGGGCATCAGTCAGCAGTCTGGGGCGCGTATTGAGCTCCAGAGAAATCCTCCCCCCAACTCCGACCCCAACATTAAGATGTTCACCGTCCGAGGATCTCATCAACAGATAGACTACGCACGGCAGCTGGTCGAGGAGAAGATCGGG ggtCCAGTCAGTCCAATGGGTGGTCCCCAAGGTCCACCAGGCCCCCACGGAGGTCCGTCTCCCCACGGCCCCCCCGGTCCTCCTGGGCACCCTGCTCAGATGGGCCCCTACAACCCCGGCCCCTACAACCAGGGACCGCCAGGACCACA TGGTCCTCCGGCTCCCTACCAGCCTCAGGGTTGGGGCAACGGCTTCCCTCACTGGCAGCAAGGACAGCCTGATCCTG GTAAAGCTGCAGCTGATGCCAACGCAGCGGCCTGGGCAGCGTATTACTCCCAGTACCAGCAGCAACCCCAGGCCCCCATGACGCCCACCGGCGGAGCCCCTGGCACCACACAGGCCAACGGGCAAG GGCAGCAAAGTCAGCAACCACAGGACTACACCAAGGCCTGGGAGGAGTACTATAAGAAACAAG gtcAAGCGGCCCCTCAGGCGGGAGCAGCACCAGGTGGTCAGCCAGCCGGTCAGCCAGCCGGTCAGCCGGACTACAGTGCTGCCTGGGCAGAATACTACCGTCAGCAGGCTGCTTACTACGGACAGGGCAGCCCACAGGCCATGGGGGCACAGCCACAAGCACCTCAG GGCCAGTAA